The nucleotide window AAGCGTGCCCGAAAGCGAAAGTGAAAGCGGGTTCGAGATCACGTCATCGAAACGCTGATTCACGCCGGGAGTCGGGCGAGGGCATGGAAGAACAGCGAACAGTTGCAGCCTTCATCGACGAGCACGATCTAGATGGCAAGCCGGCGTTCCGAATCCTAGATTTGGCTGCCGAAGTGGGTGAAATCGCTGCGGAGGCGACCGATTCGACGAATTACGGGACGGAATCGGACGAGATCAACGTTGCAACGGACGAGATCGGCGATGCGCTGTTCTCACTACTCGCGGTCGCTCATTCGCTCGACATCGACGCCGACGAGGCACTACAAGAGTCGCTCGAAAAATACGAACGACGGCTCACGGAAACCGGAAGCGCTGCATCCGGCAACTGACACAGTGGGTTAGTTGTCGTCTGCGACCGAGACGATCTCCATCAGCGGGTAGCCGTCGTCCATCGCCATCCGTGCGGTGACGCTCCGCCCCTCGCGTGCGACGACGATCTCGACGGTCATGAACCGACCAGTGAGCTCGGTGTATGCCCCATCGGCGGCCGCCGCGAGCGCCTCCTCGTCTATCTCGATCGTGACCGACTCGCAGTGGGGCTGATTTTCGATTGCTTCCTCCATCGCGCGGGCGAGACTGTCGGCGCTCTCGGAACTCACGGGGGTGCCGGCGAACTGGTGATACAGCGAGCCGAACTTGATGCCGACCTCGAAGCACGCGATCTCGGCCTTCGTCGGGTCCGTATCGTCGCTCTCTGCGCTGCTCATTATCAGTAGTTTCGTGGTGCCCGGACAAATGCGCTGTCAATCGGATACATGAGAGCTGATCGACGACGGGTAGCAGCAGCGGATCGGCGACGACGATCACGTCCTCAACAGCGATCTCAGCCGCCGCGTAAACTAACAAAAAGGAGAGACCGCAACCGCCTCGCACAGCCCACATGCCTCCCCAACCGATTCGCTCGCTACGTTCGCTCCGCTCATCCCCCGCGCGAGTCGCGTATCTTCGGTGCGCTCCCGCGCGTCACCGCAACCGATATTTGTGGGATTCGGGAAGTGACGGGCTGCGAACGGACAACGGGCCTGTCTCGGTCTCTCACGGAATCCATTTAGGTCGGAAGCATCGATCTCGGGTATGGACTACGAAGCAAGCCTCGACCGCGCGATGGACTCGGTGCCGGATCTCGACACCGGTGATTCGCGCCTCGACGTCCCCGATGCGGAGGCCCAGAAGGACGGTGCGTTCACCCGGCTGACGAACCTCGGGGACGTCGCCGATGCGCTCTCGCGCGATCCCGAACATCTTCATCGAGTGATCCAACGCGATCTCGGGACCAACGGCCAGTTCAGCGGCGATCGAGCGCGCTACAACGGCTCCTTTTCGGGCGACGACTTCGACGCGGCCATCGACAGCTACAGCCAGGAGTTCGTCATCTGCTCGGAGTGCGGGTTGCCCGACACGCGACTGGAGATGGAGGGGCGCACGCAGATGCTGCGCTGTGAGGCCTGTGGCGCGTTCCGTCCCGTCGAGAAGAACACCGGTTCCCAGGAGACCGAACAGCGCCCCGATGTCGAGGAGGGCCGCACCTACGAAGTGAAGATCACGGGCACGGGTCGCAAGGGCGACGGCGTGGCCGAACAGGGCAAGTACACCATCTTCGTTCCCGGCGCGCAGGAGGGCGATGTCGTGGACATCTACATCGAGAACATCAGCGGGACGCTCGCGTTCGCGCGGTTGGCCTGAGCGGAAAAAACCGCACGGTACTTACCGGTGCCTGCCCGATCCACACCCGAATGTCGGGGAGGCCACGGGAGCCGACGGTGTTGCTCACCGGCGCGTCCGGGCGCGTCGGTCGTGCGATCCTCGGCCGGCTCGGCGACACCTACGACTGGCGGCTCGTCGACCGCGAGCCACCGACCGGCGAGACCGAACACATCTATCTCGTCGCCGACGTCACCGATTCGGAGGCGATGGTCGAAGCGATGGCCGATGTCGACGTCGTGGTCCATCTCGCGGGCGACCCGCGCCCCGAAGCGCCGTGGGACAGCGTGCTCGCGAACAACATCGACGGCACCCAGACCGTGCTCGATGCGGCCGCGACCGCCGGCGTCGAGAAGTTCGTCTTCGCCTCCTCGAACCACGCCGTCGGCGGCTACGAGACCGACGAGCGGACGCCAGGGATGTACCGCTCGGACGACGGCTTCCAGCTCGACGGTACTGAACTCCCGCGTCCGAGCAATTTCTATGGCGTGAGCAAGGCCACCGGCGAAACGCTCTCTCGGTACTACCACGACGAACACGACATGAGTGTCATCTGTCTACGCATCGGCAACCTGACGGAGAACCATCCCCCTGAGGACTACGAACGCGGGCAGGCGATGTGGCTCTCCCATCGGGACTGCGCACAACTCTTCGAGCGCGCCATCGAGGCCGACTACGACTACGAGATCGTCTACGGCATCTCCGACAACGACCGGAAATACTACTCGCTAGAGGGTGCTCGCGAAGTGCTCGGCTACGAGCCTGAGGACAACTCGGCGGAATACTGAGTCACGCCTCGAACAGACCGTCGACGTCGTGCTCGCGGGCGCGACGGCGCTCGGTGTGTTCGGCGAGGCGCTGGTGGACGATCCCCCTGTTCTCCCCGCGCGCGAAATCGAGCACGAGCGTGACGAACGGGCTGGTCGGTCGACCGTCGTCGAGATCCGTGCGAGCGTAGCCGACGGCGCGCTCGATCATCGTCTCGTCGTAGTCGCTGTTCTCCGCGAACACCACCGCAGCGATCGTGCTCGCGTCGAAATCGAGCTCGGAGAGCGTGAGTTCCCGACCCTCGTAAGTGAGATAGAGGGGTGGTGCGCGTTCGATGCGCTCGGGGTCCGCACGGAGGCTTGCGAGGAACGTCCGCACCGCGGTGACGTCCACGCCACGATAGGGCGAGGAGAGCGAGGCGAGATAGTTGCTGGCGCTGTCGGCGAGCCCGGTCGCCCCGGTCCAGTTGCGTTCGCGAGCGTGATGGATCGCGGCGGTGAACTGGATGAGTCCGTGGAGAAACCGTTCGTCGTCGCCATCCGATTCGAGCCAGCGCTCCTCCCAGGCGTCGTGGGCGGCGTGATGGTTGCCGGCGTTGTGGATGGCGATGCCGGCGCGGAGATGCGATCGCATGGCTGCTCGATCCCCGATCGGTGGATTCAGACGACGTCCTCGCGGTCGGCGAGGTGGTCTTCGAGCAGCGAGACGTTGCGCTTGTTCGCCTTCCAGGCGGCGTCGACGAGCGTGCCGAGCACCGGCACCGACCCGCCGAGAGTGTCGAGAGTCACGTTACCGACCATCCTAAGTAGCGTCTTCGGCGGGACGCCGAGCCGAGTCGCTTCGCCGATGATGTAGCACGACAGCGCCGCGCCGGCGACGTCGCCCGAAACGGGGGCGATGCTGAGCAGCGGGTCGAGACCGACGCGGTAGCCGATACCGGGGATGGCGACCGCCTCGTCGAGCAGTCGCGCCATCGTTCTGGTACGCGCGAGAGCCGCTTGCTCGCGGCCCGTGAGCGC belongs to Halococcus qingdaonensis and includes:
- a CDS encoding DUF4112 domain-containing protein; the encoded protein is MTDELDENALTGREQAALARTRTMARLLDEAVAIPGIGYRVGLDPLLSIAPVSGDVAGAALSCYIIGEATRLGVPPKTLLRMVGNVTLDTLGGSVPVLGTLVDAAWKANKRNVSLLEDHLADREDVV
- the azf gene encoding NAD-dependent glucose-6-phosphate dehydrogenase Azf; the encoded protein is MSGRPREPTVLLTGASGRVGRAILGRLGDTYDWRLVDREPPTGETEHIYLVADVTDSEAMVEAMADVDVVVHLAGDPRPEAPWDSVLANNIDGTQTVLDAAATAGVEKFVFASSNHAVGGYETDERTPGMYRSDDGFQLDGTELPRPSNFYGVSKATGETLSRYYHDEHDMSVICLRIGNLTENHPPEDYERGQAMWLSHRDCAQLFERAIEADYDYEIVYGISDNDRKYYSLEGAREVLGYEPEDNSAEY
- a CDS encoding DUF309 domain-containing protein; the protein is MRSHLRAGIAIHNAGNHHAAHDAWEERWLESDGDDERFLHGLIQFTAAIHHARERNWTGATGLADSASNYLASLSSPYRGVDVTAVRTFLASLRADPERIERAPPLYLTYEGRELTLSELDFDASTIAAVVFAENSDYDETMIERAVGYARTDLDDGRPTSPFVTLVLDFARGENRGIVHQRLAEHTERRRAREHDVDGLFEA
- a CDS encoding MazG nucleotide pyrophosphohydrolase domain-containing protein codes for the protein MEEQRTVAAFIDEHDLDGKPAFRILDLAAEVGEIAAEATDSTNYGTESDEINVATDEIGDALFSLLAVAHSLDIDADEALQESLEKYERRLTETGSAASGN
- a CDS encoding translation initiation factor IF-2 subunit beta: MDYEASLDRAMDSVPDLDTGDSRLDVPDAEAQKDGAFTRLTNLGDVADALSRDPEHLHRVIQRDLGTNGQFSGDRARYNGSFSGDDFDAAIDSYSQEFVICSECGLPDTRLEMEGRTQMLRCEACGAFRPVEKNTGSQETEQRPDVEEGRTYEVKITGTGRKGDGVAEQGKYTIFVPGAQEGDVVDIYIENISGTLAFARLA
- a CDS encoding dihydroneopterin aldolase family protein, producing the protein MSSAESDDTDPTKAEIACFEVGIKFGSLYHQFAGTPVSSESADSLARAMEEAIENQPHCESVTIEIDEEALAAAADGAYTELTGRFMTVEIVVAREGRSVTARMAMDDGYPLMEIVSVADDN